A portion of the Fusobacterium nucleatum genome contains these proteins:
- a CDS encoding DUF116 domain-containing protein, giving the protein MKKFYISLLKSLLYIAFIVTTKFKKQKLNDYFSRKFLEINNDYVLKKIKKKLNGKILILLPHCIQLYDCEYKITSDINNCRACGKCVVYDFLDIQNKYQDVEIKIATGGTLARKYVKETKPDLIIAVACKRDLISGIKDAEPFLTYGVFNKIKGEPCINTTVVMDDIYEILDEINL; this is encoded by the coding sequence TTTGTTATATATAGCTTTCATTGTTACAACAAAATTTAAAAAACAAAAATTAAATGATTATTTTTCAAGAAAATTTTTAGAAATAAATAATGATTATGTATTAAAAAAGATAAAAAAGAAATTAAATGGTAAAATTTTGATACTTTTGCCTCATTGTATACAACTCTATGATTGTGAATATAAGATAACATCTGATATAAATAATTGTAGGGCTTGTGGAAAATGTGTAGTCTATGATTTTTTAGATATACAAAATAAATATCAAGATGTAGAAATAAAAATAGCAACTGGTGGGACACTTGCAAGAAAGTATGTTAAAGAAACAAAACCTGATTTAATAATTGCAGTGGCTTGTAAAAGAGATTTAATAAGTGGAATAAAAGATGCAGAACCATTTTTAACTTATGGAGTATTTAATAAAATAAAAGGTGAGCCTTGTATTAATACAACAGTTGTTATGGATGACATTTATGAAATTTTAGATGAAATAAATTTATAG